In the genome of Abyssalbus ytuae, the window ACCGACAATACTCCGTTAGTAGCCGCTAAAGCAGGAGCTACCGTTTTAAATGAAAGTAGAAAAGGATATGGCTATGCCTGTTTAAAAGGAATGGATTATATTGAAAAACAATTAAAAAAACCCGATATTATTGTTTTTTTGGATGGTGATTATTCCGATAACCCCAAAGAATTAAATAAAATTGTACATCCTGTTATTCAAAATGATTTTGATTTTGTCATAGGTGCACGAAAAAAGGAATTAAGGAAAAAAGGTTCAATGACACCCCAACAAGTATTTGGAAATTGGTTTGCCACCGGTTTAATGAAACTCTTTTACAAAGCAAATTATACTGATTTAGGTCCATTCAGAGCCATAAAATATAATAAATTACAATTGCTCAGCATGAAGGACAAAACCTATGGATGGACTGTAGAAATGCAGCTAAAAGCCCTGAAACACAAACTGAAATATTGTGAGATACCGGTGAGTTACAAAAAAAGAATTGGTACTTCAAAAGTGTCCGGTACTGTAAAAGGCACTGTGATGGCAGGAATTAAAATAATAGGCTGGATCTTAAAATATGGAGTGAGTAAAACCTGAAAGTTTTAAAAACTTTCAGGTTCAATAAAAAAACTTATGTACTATTTCGCAATCATCATATTAATTATTTATACACTGGCATTACTACTTATTCTGTTTTACAGTTTTGCACAACTCAACCTTCTTTTTAATTATTTGAAAAGTGAAAGGAAAAAGAAAAAACAACCCCCGTTTGATATTTCCGATCCTGCAAAAGTTCCCTTTGTAACTATTCAGCTTCCTGTTTTTAATGAAATGTATGTAGTAGAAAGGTTACTGGACAATATTTCAAAAATCGAATATCCCCCACAAAAACTAGAAATACAGGTTTTAGATGATTCTACCGATGAATCTGTACAAATAACAGCTAATAAAATAACCATCCTGCAAAAAACGGGACTGAACATTCAACATATCAGAAGAAATAATCGTTCGGGATTTAAAGCAGGGGCGCTTAAAGAAGGTTTAAAAACAGCCCGGGGAGAGTTTATTGCTATTTTTGATGCCGATTTTCTTCCTCAAAAAGACTGGCTTTTGCAAACACTTCCTTATTTTGAAAACGATAAAATTGGGGTGGTGCAAACACGGTGGGGACATGTAAACAGAAATTATTCTTTACTAACCAAAATGCAGGCCTTTGCAATTGATGTTCATTTTACAATTGAACAGATGGGAAGAAACCATAAAAATCATTTTATAAATTTTAATGGAACAGCCGGCATATGGCGTAAAAAAACAATTATCGATGCTGGCAACTGGCAGGGTGACACGCTTACCGAAGATCTGGATTTGAGTTACAGGGCACAGCTTAAAGGCTGGAAATTTAAATACCTGGTTGATGTTGAAACCCCTGCCGAAATCCCTGCCGTAATAAGTGCGGCCCGCTCCCAGCAATTTAGATGGAACAAAGGAGGAGCCGAAAATTTTAAAAAATATTCATGGAAAGTACTACAAGCATCCAACATTCCCTTAAAAACCAAAATTCACGGGATTATTCATCTGTTAAACAGTACACTTTTCATAAATGTACTCATTGTGGCTGTTTTGAGTGTGCCTGTATTGTATATTAAAAATTCCTTTCCCAAATTAAGCAATTATTTTGCCGTTACAGGTCTTTTTATAGTGAGCACTCTTATTTTCTTTTTCAGTTATTGGTTTTCTTATAAAAAGATAATGGGTGGGGGTATTAAAAATTATTTATCCTACGTAAAACTTTTTATTTCATTTCTTGCTATTGCCATGGGGTTTTCAGTACATAACACTGTGGCTGCAGTCCAGGGACATATTGGAAAAAAAAGTGAATTTATCAGAACCCCTAAGTTTAATATCAGGAACATTCATGATTCGTGGAAAAGCAACAGGTATTTATCAAAAAAATTATCTTTGAATATTGTTATTGAAGGTTTTTTGATTTTTTATTTTCTCTTCGCAATTTTAAGTGCTTTAAAGCTTAATGATTTTGGCTTTATCCCATTTTATTTTTTAATTTTTAGTGGCTTTGTGTTTGTTTTTTACAAATCGATATCAAACAATGTTTAATGACAGATTATATAAAATACAGGAAGTTTCCAATTCTGATGGCTTTCACCGGCTTTATATTATATCTGTCATTGGGATATGATTTAAGCCGGGAGGATTTTATAAAGCTCATCACACTATACGGAGGATTGTTCTACACGTTTTATAAGCTAATCCAAATTACCAAATGGGATTTGAATTTTCTAACCGGTATTTCTTTTATTTTCAGATTTTCCCTTTTGTTTTCAATTCCCAATTTATCGCAGGATTTTTATAGATTTATATGGGATGGCAGTTTATTGCATAACGGAATAAACCCGTATTTGTACTCACCTGATCAACTTATTTCTCAGCCTGACTTTTACATTAATAACGCTCATATACTTTTTAACGGAATGGGAGGGTTAAGTTCCGGTCACTTTACTAATTATCCTCCTTTAAACATTTGGTTGTTTTCCATAGCTTCGTTTATAGCCGGTAATAAAATCCTCCCAGGTGTGATCATAATGCGATTATTTATTATTGCTGCTGATGCCGGTACTTTTATATATGGAAAAAAATTACTGGCCAGACTTAATCTTCCTGTTTATCATATATTCTGGTACCTGCTAAACCCGTTCATTATTATAGAGCTTACAGGCAATCTCCATTTTGAAGGTGTTATGATATTTTTTGTGGTGTGGAGTTTCTATTTACTTTCACAAAATAAATGGCAGCACTCTGCAATTGTTTTGGCTCTTTCAGTTTCAATAAAACTTATTCCCTTAATCTTTCTTCCTTTAATCTTTCAATATTTAAAATTCAAAAAATGGTTTTGGTACTGTATCATAGTTGTCGGAATTAATATTTTACTTTTTCTTCCTTTCTTTTCGTTTCAATTTTTGGAAAATTACGGACAAACTGTTGCCCTGTGGTTTTTAAGTTTTGAATTTAACGGAAGTATTTACTATTTATTAAGAGAAAGTATCAGGCTTTTCTCCGGGAAAAAAATAATTGACTACTACGGGTTAATAAGCCCTCTTATAATTGTTTTAATAG includes:
- a CDS encoding glycosyltransferase family 2 protein, with protein sequence MNPDIKVIIPAFNEQHSIVKVINDIPPIVSEIIVVNNNSTDNTPLVAAKAGATVLNESRKGYGYACLKGMDYIEKQLKKPDIIVFLDGDYSDNPKELNKIVHPVIQNDFDFVIGARKKELRKKGSMTPQQVFGNWFATGLMKLFYKANYTDLGPFRAIKYNKLQLLSMKDKTYGWTVEMQLKALKHKLKYCEIPVSYKKRIGTSKVSGTVKGTVMAGIKIIGWILKYGVSKT
- a CDS encoding cellulose synthase family protein, whose amino-acid sequence is MYYFAIIILIIYTLALLLILFYSFAQLNLLFNYLKSERKKKKQPPFDISDPAKVPFVTIQLPVFNEMYVVERLLDNISKIEYPPQKLEIQVLDDSTDESVQITANKITILQKTGLNIQHIRRNNRSGFKAGALKEGLKTARGEFIAIFDADFLPQKDWLLQTLPYFENDKIGVVQTRWGHVNRNYSLLTKMQAFAIDVHFTIEQMGRNHKNHFINFNGTAGIWRKKTIIDAGNWQGDTLTEDLDLSYRAQLKGWKFKYLVDVETPAEIPAVISAARSQQFRWNKGGAENFKKYSWKVLQASNIPLKTKIHGIIHLLNSTLFINVLIVAVLSVPVLYIKNSFPKLSNYFAVTGLFIVSTLIFFFSYWFSYKKIMGGGIKNYLSYVKLFISFLAIAMGFSVHNTVAAVQGHIGKKSEFIRTPKFNIRNIHDSWKSNRYLSKKLSLNIVIEGFLIFYFLFAILSALKLNDFGFIPFYFLIFSGFVFVFYKSISNNV
- a CDS encoding glycosyltransferase 87 family protein — its product is MTDYIKYRKFPILMAFTGFILYLSLGYDLSREDFIKLITLYGGLFYTFYKLIQITKWDLNFLTGISFIFRFSLLFSIPNLSQDFYRFIWDGSLLHNGINPYLYSPDQLISQPDFYINNAHILFNGMGGLSSGHFTNYPPLNIWLFSIASFIAGNKILPGVIIMRLFIIAADAGTFIYGKKLLARLNLPVYHIFWYLLNPFIIIELTGNLHFEGVMIFFVVWSFYLLSQNKWQHSAIVLALSVSIKLIPLIFLPLIFQYLKFKKWFWYCIIVVGINILLFLPFFSFQFLENYGQTVALWFLSFEFNGSIYYLLRESIRLFSGKKIIDYYGLISPLIIVLIVIWFSLFRKNETLQQLIINMLLVLTCYYFLSTTVHPWYLATLLILSVFTNYRFPLWWTLMVFLSYSAYNNEDFEENYVLLFIEYIVVYLGLFFELKKPENKVHSL